In one window of Henckelia pumila isolate YLH828 chromosome 1, ASM3356847v2, whole genome shotgun sequence DNA:
- the LOC140879280 gene encoding serine/threonine protein phosphatase 2A 55 kDa regulatory subunit B beta isoform-like isoform X2 yields MNGGDGGEAAAATAGPPAPLEWKFSQVFGERTAGEEVQEVDIISAIEFDKTGNHLATGDRGGRVVLFERTDTKEHGRNRKDLEKMDFPISRHPEFRYKTEFQSHEPEFDYLKSLEIEEKINKIRWCQTANGAVFLLSTNDKTIKFWKVQEKKVKKVSEFNVDPFKVSNAASSSVSSSPKQYLSNGSYPDRSQNSSRNDGLSLPPVNSLRLPMITSGETSLVARCRRVYAHAHDYHINSISNNSDCETFISADDLRINLWNLEISSQSFNIVDVKPANMEDLTEVITSAEFHPTHCNMLAYSSSKGSIRLIDLRQSALCDSHSKLFEEQEAPGSRSFFTEIIASISDIKFAKDGRHILSRDYMTLKLWDVNMDSGPVATFQVHEYLRPKLCDLYENDSIFDKFECCLSGDGLRLATGSYSNLFRVFGCSAGSTEATTLEASKNPLRRQIQTPTRPARSLSSSITRVVRRGSESPGVDSNGNSFDFTTKLLHLAWHPSENSIACAAANSLYMYYA; encoded by the exons ATGAACGGTGGTGATGGTGGAGAGGCAGCGGCAGCTACGGCGGGTCCACCAGCGCCGCTGGAATGGAAATTTTCTCAGGTATTTGGGGAGAGGACGGCTGGCGAAGAAGTGCAAGAAG TTGATATCATATCCGCGATTGAGTTTGACAAAACTGGCAACCACCTTGCTACTGGTGACCGCGGTGGAAGGGTGGTTTTATTTGAAAGGACTGATACTAAAGAG CATGGAAGAAATCGAAAAGATTTAGAAAAAATGGACTTCCCAATAAGTCGACATCCAGAGTTCCGTTACAAAACTGAATTTCAGAGCCATGAACCAGAG TTTGATTATTTGAAGAGTTTGGAAATTGAGGAGAAAATCAATAAGATACGCTGGTGCCAGACAGCTAATGGAGCTGTCTTTCTTTTGTCAACTAATGACAAAACCATAAAGTTTTGGAAG GTTCAAGAAAAGAAAGTTAAGAAAGTTTCTGAGTTCAATGTCGATCCTTTTAAAGTTAGTAATGCTGCAAGTTCTAGTGTGTCTTCTAGTCCTAAGCAGTATCTTTCTAATGGGAGCTATCCGGATCGATCTCAGAACTCTTCAAGAAATGATGGACTGTCCTTGCCTCCTGTCAATTCACTGAGATTGCCTATG ATTACAAGTGGTGAGACCAGTCTTGTTGCAAGATGTAGGAGAGTTTATGCCCATGCTCATGACTACCATATCAATTCAATCTCAAATAACAG TGATTGTGAAACATTTATATCAGCTGATGATCTGAGAATAAATCTCTGGAACTTGGAAATAAGCAGTCAAAGCTTCAATATTGTTGACGTGAAGCCAGCAAATATGGAGGACCTAACTG AGGTGATAACATCAGCAGAATTCCATCCTACTCATTGTAATATGTTAGCATATAGTAGTTCAAAAGGATCCATCCGTCTTATAGATCTGCGGCAATCAGCTTTGTGTGATTCACATTCTAAACT attTGAGGAGCAGGAGGCGCCTGGTTCGAGGTCATTTTTCACTGAGATAATTGCCTCAATATCAGATATTAAGTTTGCCAAGGATGGAAGACATATTCTTAGTCGTGATTACATGACCTTAAAG CTGTGGGATGTCAATATGGATTCTGGTCCAGTAGCAACTTTCCAGGTTCATGAATATTTAAGACCCAAG CTATGCGACTTGTATGAAAATGATTCTATTTTCGATAAATTTGAATGCTGCCTCAGCGGTGACGGTCTTCGGCTGGCAACTGGTTCTTACAG CAACCTGTTCCGCGTGTTTGGTTGTAGTGCGGGCAGCACTGAAGCAACCACTTTAGAAGCCAGCAAAAACCCGTTGAG AAGGCAGATTCAGACCCCTACAAGACCTGCCAGATCCCTGAGCAGTAGCATTACTCGAGTTGTGAGACGAG GCTCAGAAAGTCCTGGAGTTGACTCCAATGGAAATTCGTTTGATTTCACCACAAAGCTCCTTCACCTTGCATGGCACCCATCGGAAAACTCAATAGCCTGTGCTGCTGCGAATAGCCTGTACATGTACTACGCATAA
- the LOC140875294 gene encoding uncharacterized protein gives MQDPSLYSQIRSLVQPQPQFPDQEHLKCPRCDSANTKFCYYNNYNLSQPRHFCKSCKRYWTKGGALRNIPVGGGSRKNTKRSSSSSSASASAASHNHQSKRPAASASASYNSKIIHDLSEIKEPLPVERDNCVGLQFANSLEVSGGFGSLILGSSGEPFANFLDGANGSSFQFKDHFGDPGPGHNMDHQVGMESGNGSSNNGNVGFLVNGGNGLWLA, from the coding sequence ATGCAAGACCCATCGCTGTATTCTCAGATCAGATCACTGGTACAGCCGCAGCCACAGTTCCCAGACCAAGAACACTTGAAGTGCCCGAGGTGTGATTCCGCAAACACCAAGTTTTGCTACTACAACAACTATAATCTCTCCCAGCCACGCCACTTTTGCAAGAGCTGTAAAAGGTACTGGACTAAAGGCGGCGCGTTGAGGAACATCCCTGTCGGCGGAGGCTCCAGGAAGAACACCAAGCGTagctcctcctcctcctccgcATCCGCATCCGCCGCCTCACACAACCATCAGAGCAAACGCCCTGCAGCGTCGGCATCAGCATCTTATAACAGCAAAATTATACACGATTTATCAGAAATTAAAGAGCCATTGCCTGTGGAAAGGGATAACTGCGTGGGGCTTCAGTTTGCTAACTCGCTGGAGGTGAGTGGTGGTTTCGGCTCGCTGATCTTGGGGTCGAGTGGCGAGCCATTTGCCAATTTTCTTGATGGAGCCAATGGGTCCAGCTTCCAGTTCAAGGACCATTTTGGAGATCCGGGTCCGGGTCATAATATGGATCATCAAGTTGGGATGGAAAGTGGGAATGGTAGTAGTAATAATGGCAATGTTGGTTTCTTGGTTAATGGTGGCAATGGATTATGGCTCGCTTGA
- the LOC140879280 gene encoding serine/threonine protein phosphatase 2A 55 kDa regulatory subunit B beta isoform-like isoform X1 gives MNGGDGGEAAAATAGPPAPLEWKFSQVFGERTAGEEVQEVDIISAIEFDKTGNHLATGDRGGRVVLFERTDTKEHGRNRKDLEKMDFPISRHPEFRYKTEFQSHEPEFDYLKSLEIEEKINKIRWCQTANGAVFLLSTNDKTIKFWKVQEKKVKKVSEFNVDPFKVSNAASSSVSSSPKQYLSNGSYPDRSQNSSRNDGLSLPPVNSLRLPMVITSGETSLVARCRRVYAHAHDYHINSISNNSDCETFISADDLRINLWNLEISSQSFNIVDVKPANMEDLTEVITSAEFHPTHCNMLAYSSSKGSIRLIDLRQSALCDSHSKLFEEQEAPGSRSFFTEIIASISDIKFAKDGRHILSRDYMTLKLWDVNMDSGPVATFQVHEYLRPKLCDLYENDSIFDKFECCLSGDGLRLATGSYSNLFRVFGCSAGSTEATTLEASKNPLRRQIQTPTRPARSLSSSITRVVRRGSESPGVDSNGNSFDFTTKLLHLAWHPSENSIACAAANSLYMYYA, from the exons ATGAACGGTGGTGATGGTGGAGAGGCAGCGGCAGCTACGGCGGGTCCACCAGCGCCGCTGGAATGGAAATTTTCTCAGGTATTTGGGGAGAGGACGGCTGGCGAAGAAGTGCAAGAAG TTGATATCATATCCGCGATTGAGTTTGACAAAACTGGCAACCACCTTGCTACTGGTGACCGCGGTGGAAGGGTGGTTTTATTTGAAAGGACTGATACTAAAGAG CATGGAAGAAATCGAAAAGATTTAGAAAAAATGGACTTCCCAATAAGTCGACATCCAGAGTTCCGTTACAAAACTGAATTTCAGAGCCATGAACCAGAG TTTGATTATTTGAAGAGTTTGGAAATTGAGGAGAAAATCAATAAGATACGCTGGTGCCAGACAGCTAATGGAGCTGTCTTTCTTTTGTCAACTAATGACAAAACCATAAAGTTTTGGAAG GTTCAAGAAAAGAAAGTTAAGAAAGTTTCTGAGTTCAATGTCGATCCTTTTAAAGTTAGTAATGCTGCAAGTTCTAGTGTGTCTTCTAGTCCTAAGCAGTATCTTTCTAATGGGAGCTATCCGGATCGATCTCAGAACTCTTCAAGAAATGATGGACTGTCCTTGCCTCCTGTCAATTCACTGAGATTGCCTATGGTA ATTACAAGTGGTGAGACCAGTCTTGTTGCAAGATGTAGGAGAGTTTATGCCCATGCTCATGACTACCATATCAATTCAATCTCAAATAACAG TGATTGTGAAACATTTATATCAGCTGATGATCTGAGAATAAATCTCTGGAACTTGGAAATAAGCAGTCAAAGCTTCAATATTGTTGACGTGAAGCCAGCAAATATGGAGGACCTAACTG AGGTGATAACATCAGCAGAATTCCATCCTACTCATTGTAATATGTTAGCATATAGTAGTTCAAAAGGATCCATCCGTCTTATAGATCTGCGGCAATCAGCTTTGTGTGATTCACATTCTAAACT attTGAGGAGCAGGAGGCGCCTGGTTCGAGGTCATTTTTCACTGAGATAATTGCCTCAATATCAGATATTAAGTTTGCCAAGGATGGAAGACATATTCTTAGTCGTGATTACATGACCTTAAAG CTGTGGGATGTCAATATGGATTCTGGTCCAGTAGCAACTTTCCAGGTTCATGAATATTTAAGACCCAAG CTATGCGACTTGTATGAAAATGATTCTATTTTCGATAAATTTGAATGCTGCCTCAGCGGTGACGGTCTTCGGCTGGCAACTGGTTCTTACAG CAACCTGTTCCGCGTGTTTGGTTGTAGTGCGGGCAGCACTGAAGCAACCACTTTAGAAGCCAGCAAAAACCCGTTGAG AAGGCAGATTCAGACCCCTACAAGACCTGCCAGATCCCTGAGCAGTAGCATTACTCGAGTTGTGAGACGAG GCTCAGAAAGTCCTGGAGTTGACTCCAATGGAAATTCGTTTGATTTCACCACAAAGCTCCTTCACCTTGCATGGCACCCATCGGAAAACTCAATAGCCTGTGCTGCTGCGAATAGCCTGTACATGTACTACGCATAA